Proteins from one Triticum aestivum cultivar Chinese Spring chromosome 7A, IWGSC CS RefSeq v2.1, whole genome shotgun sequence genomic window:
- the LOC543342 gene encoding thaumatin-like protein PWIR2 yields MATSAVLFLLLAVFAAGASAAIFNIKNNCGSTIWPAGIPVGGGFALGAGQTSSINVPAGTKAGRIWARTGCSFNGGSGSCRTGDCGGQLSCSLSGRPPATLAEYTIGGGSTQDFYDISVIDGFNLAMDFSCSTGDALQCRDPSCPPPQAYQHPNDQATHACSGNNNYQITFCP; encoded by the coding sequence ATGGCGACCTCCGCggtgctcttcctcctcctcgctgtTTTTGCCGCCGGTGCCAGCGCGGCCATCTTCAACATCAAGAACAACTGCGGCTCCACAATTTGGCCGGCGGGCATCCCGGTGGGTGGGGGCTTCGCGCTGGGCGCAGGCCAGACGTCCAGCATCAACGTGCCCGCGGGCACCAAAGCCGGGAGGATATGGGCTCGCACCGGGTGCTCCTTCAATGGCGGCAGCGGGAGCTGCCGGACCGGCGACTGCGGCGGCCAGCTGTCCTGCTCCCTCTCCGGGCGGCCACCAGCAACGCTGGCCGAGTACACCATCGGCGGCGGCAGCACCCAGGACTTCTACGACATCTCGGTGATCGACGGCTTCAACCTTGCCATGGACTTCTCGTGCAGCACCGGCGACGCGCTCCAGTGCAGGGATCCCAGCtgcccgccgccgcaagcctaccAACACCCCAACGACCAAGCCACACACGCCTGCAGTGGCAATAATAACTACCAGATCACCTTCTGCCCATGA